A single region of the Liolophura sinensis isolate JHLJ2023 chromosome 9, CUHK_Ljap_v2, whole genome shotgun sequence genome encodes:
- the LOC135475097 gene encoding D-glucuronyl C5-epimerase-like, with protein sequence MMRRWKLLKSAIVCLLLCGVYFVFSLWTRCDVNKKDDNFFRDENRQIDGELHYHNRGAQSFNMVEKMSQEKGPVKYQEIECVINGEYSVQGRREENEVYFPFSFLQKYFEVYGKIEDYDGYERFEWQHSYSKVFPPKEKYSPDGVFMSFEHYNVEVRDRVKCISGMEAVPLSTQWGPQGYFYPIQIAQYGLSHYSKYLRDGKPDVVILEDGEEEDVSDWTVPDRKSQMDIIRDGTLDTNVIEFKTSDSLKSRGIVMSLDEEAGYIFNVQMKFITNGSISVTLETNNGDSMRIHYVQSTTLMMFHGREIFYGLGDRRKKWSRITRDLIIDLQKGLALKYGKSKRNQLKSDFVKLVSVCVRGHGYIDNVTLSSSSHLDQFYDAADWLVRHQDSRGGWPIMVKRRLVPEVLDLPPGWYSAMAQGQAISLLIRAYLMTKDHKYLDAALDATKLYEISSEQGGVLAKFAGVYDWYEEYPTTPSSFVLNGFIFSLIGLYDLTQVAPSDKAEPAERLYNAGIQSLKSMLLLFDTGSGTIYDLRHFTLGMAPNLARWDYHTTHINQLLLLATIESDPIFRTTADRWVGYMKGHRAAHN encoded by the exons ATGATGCGTAGGTGGAAACTCCTCAAGTCTGCCATTGTCTGCTTGCTCCTTTGTGGAGTCTACTTCGTCTTTTCACTTTGGACACGATGTGATGTGAATAAAAAAGACGACAATTTTTTTAG GGACGAGAATCGGCAGATTGATGGAGAGTTACATTACCACAACAGAGGTGCTCAGTCTTTCAACATGGTGGAAAAAATGTCACAAGAAAAGGGACCAGTCAAATATCAGGAAATTGAATGTGTGATCAATGGGGAGTATTCTGTTCAAGGGAGAAGAGAAGAAAATGAAGTTTACTTCCCGTTTAGCTTTTTACAGAAATACTTTGAG GTGTATGGTAAAATAGAAGATTATGATGGCTATGAGCGCTTTGAATGGCAGCACAGTTACTCTAAAGTCTTCCCTCCCAAAGAGAAGTACAGTCCAGATGGAGTTTTCATGTCCTTTGAACATTACAATGTGGAGGTGCGCGATCGGGTCAAGTGTATCAGCGGAATGGAAG CTGTGCCCCTGTCCACCCAGTGGGGCCCTCAGGGCTACTTCTACCCTATCCAAATAGCCCAATATGGCCTGAGCCATTACAGCAAGTACTTGCGAGATGGGAAGCCTGATGTGGTAATCCTGGAAGATGGAGAAGAGGAGGATGTGTCTGATTGGACTGTACCAGATCGCAAGTCACAAATGGACATCATACGCGATGGAACTCTGGATACGAATGTGATCGAGTTCAAAACTTCAG ATTCATTAAAGAGTCGTGGAATAGTGATGTCACTTGATGAGGAGGCAGGCTACATTTTTAATGTTCAGATGAAGTTCATTACAAATGGAAGCATATCTGTGACGCTAGAAACAAACAATGGGGATAGTATGCGCATTCATTACGTGCAGAGCACAACCCTTATGATGTTCCACGGTAGAGAGATTTTCTACGGCTTGGGCGATCGCAGGAAAAAATGGAGTCGTATAACGCGAGATCTCATCATAGATCTTCAGAAAGGCTTGGCCTTGAAGTACGGCAAATCCAAACGCAACCAGTTGAAGTCGGACTTCGTGAAACTGGTCAGTGTTTGTGTGCGGGGTCATGGTTACATCGACAACGTGACACTATCATCGTCATCACATCTGGACCAGTTTTATGATGCAGCTGATTGGCTGGTGCGGCACCAGGATAGCCGTGGCGGCTGGCCAATCATGGTGAAGCGTCGACTGGTACCCGAAGTGCTGGACTTACCACCGGGCTGGTATTCAGCTATGGCTCAGGGCCAAGCCATCTCCCTTCTAATCCGTGCCTACCTCATGACAAAAGACCACAAGTACCTAGACGCTGCTCTGGACGCAACTAAACTTTACGAGATCAGCAGCGAGCAGGGAGGTGTGCTGGCCAAGTTCGCAGGCGTCTATGACTGGTACGAAGAATACCCAACGACACCCAGTAGTTTTGTGCTGAACGGATTTATTTTCTCGCTGATCGGTTTGTACGACCTGACCCAAGTGGCACCTTCAGACAAAGCCGAGCCGGCAGAACGCTTGTACAATGCGGGCATTCAATCGCTCAAGTctatgctgttgttgtttgacACTGGTTCTGGTACGATATATGACCTGCGCCATTTCACACTGGGCATGGCGCCTAATCTGGCTCGGTGGGATTACCACACAACGCACATTAACCAGTTGTTATTACTGGCCACC